atttattaatattgatgttttattattatgataagtatagttttaattaataacatctattttaatattagatAATAGTCTTCACGTCGTTTAAGTCTTCTCTCGTCGAATACTTCCGTCTTCTCTCGGCTCTCGTCACAAACTGCTCCCGTCGTCTGCGTTCTCGCCGCTTATATTGGGATCAGTCGCTTCCTTCTGAGAATCGTTGATATACGTCGTAGTTTCCTTTTGGTTCAACTTCTCTTTTTCCGCGTATTGCGATCGTCGGCGTCGACTTCTATTTTCCTTGAATTATGTTGATCGTCGACTTCAACTTCTGTTTTCCTTGAATTattgtctttgcgttttcGTTGTCCAGAGCGTCGTCAATGTTCATATTCGAATATGTGGAAATATCTCTCCCACATGTATATTCACTAATGATTCTGCGCATCTGATTTTTAATCTCGTACGCTGTATTTTTTAGTACACTGTATTTGCGTTTTTACACTACATTTGCATGGATTTTAATGTAATATAGATAACGGTATCTGATTTTGAATTGTGTGcctgaatttaaaaaaacagcTGCTCTAAATGCTTATAACAGCTGTGGCAATCATTCATTCACCATGTCAATAGAGGCTAGTGTGTATAAAAGATTACATTTTAGCCATTTCTGCCAGTACCGATTTGTTAACCACACACTAATCATACACCCCTTTGTTATGCATCGCATTTGGGCCCTGTCTTACCTATCCCTTGTTGGTTTGGTATTGGTAAGGACTAGTCCTAAGGAAGTTCACTTACAATCGTTTTTTGGAGATGAGTCCGCCCTAAGGTCCAAGTCAAATATAGCTGAGGCCTTGCTGAcaaaaactacaacaacagcacaaaATTTGTTCTTTAAAGTCATTACAACAACCAGGCCATCTGTGACAATCGGGCAGGATGTAACCAAGACCAAGAATAAGGATCCTGTAAAAACTGACTCCCACCGCAAAAACCGCACACATCACAAACATCAgtcaaaaaacaataaaaataggCGTCTTAATCTTGCCGAAGCTAATGGAAAAAAAGAGCATAGTCCCCACAAAATCTTGAATGACAAAGGACTGCAAGGAAAGACTGCTGCATTTCCGAAATCAAATCAGACTGATCCTGTAGCAGGAGGCAAACATAAGCCTAATAGAACGGTCTTTCTGGAAGCCAAGAGTATGTCTTTGAAAGATATAAGTGAACAGAACTCACCGGCCAGTAAATCCTCTGGCGACATACCTAGTGCTTCCTAGTCTCTGACAGTACAGATTTAAAGATGTATTCCCTGTTAAAAAACAAAGTATTGGAAagatatatacaaatgtaataaataaatgaacttaaaaatatattggcATAGTTTGTTCACCAAGCTGTTGCCACGCACcatctaacgcccacaaactatCAAAAACTTCCATGcccaaagttttgaaaaatgtgttgcattttttttttattattggtgaatttctatcgatttgccatgcccacagtAACACCCagaaaccgcccaaaactgccacgcccacacttttgaaacgtttatacatttttttttatttagtttttgtttttccctatttctatcaatatgccagaaaaattagaaaatttctcgttcgcactgagtaacgggtatctgatagtcggggaactcgaatatagcattctctcttgtttttacatttaGATTAGAAATGGCCAATCTGGTAAAGATAAAATATGCTGCGTACGCGTAAAagcttttttagttttcaagATTACGACTTCCTTATGGACCAGTGTTGCCAGTGTTGAAATACTTCAGCAGATCTATACTTTTTTAGTAGAGAAAGTATTGAAAGAAAGAGACCAAGCAGTCTCCAATTGTTCAAATTCTCGAGCACTTTAAAATGTCCCCGTTGGAAATTGATGAAATTTTAACtcaattatattcatttaataaattggTTAAATAATGAAGATAACGCTTTTGGGGCgaagttttaaattacaagGATGCAGCAGGCAATTACAGATTTCTGCAATTGGCACCTTTTGCTATAAAACTATTGATATTGCCATGGTTCAATGCAGAGGTTGAGCGTGTATTCAGCCAAATGAATATAGTTGAAACAAAACTGAGGAACAGAATTCATATTGGTATCTTAAAATCATTATTGCACATAAGGTAATTTGTATGGtgtaaactttatttaataattgataattatataatataatataattttgtaatttctaCAGATATGGTTTGCGCAGAGAAAATAAATGCTGTCACAATTATATAGTTCCTCCAAATTACCTAAATCTTATTGGAACTAACCAAAgctatacaaataaagacgCAAACTGTGCAGatatagatttttttttttgatcttTCTCTTTTTATATACAATCTGTCTTAAACAAGTATGCCAATaagtaaattttataattaatctTAAATTAACAGAGGCAGTAGTTATCCATTAGGCCCTACTACATACTTTATGCATAACATGTTTTAATACTTAATACCTGTCAGGGAGATCTAGCACGTGAAATCTTTTAAGTCTTCTGacgttgttattattatttgcaaaaCTTAAGGCTAAGTTATTTTCATGGGTTCTTAGTCtgtctatatatttttttactaTGTTTTGCTATTTCTTCTTTAACATAAGGGATTCCTAAGTCTTTATGGatacttttatttaagatATAAAATGGAGCAATAACAATTTGtcttaatatttttgattgcTAGCGTTGTAGAATCTCAATATTTGAGTTGCTGGCAGTACCCCAGAGCTGTATGCCATAAGTCCACACGGGCTTTGTATAAACGGACTTTATTTTCCAGAGTGGTTGCAGATTTTCGGCCAAGCAACCAGGTCATCttcaaactttttaaatttagttgcTGGCGCTTTGCTTTTATGTGATTTTTCCACGTTAGTCTGCGATAGAGGTGCAAGCCAAGGTACTTTATGCAACTACTTTGTGGGATTGCTGATCCATTTAATGACACTTCTGGGCAGTCACCTCTTCTTAATGAAAAAGTTATTTGGAACCAGCTTTCAATAAGACGTAGCTCTGCTTGCAGGAGCTGTGAGGCTTCCCCTTCAGATGCAGAGATATATATGAAACCACTATATTTTTGgagtaatttaaaatttgttataaAGTTGGCAACTCTATTATGGAcatatt
This genomic interval from Drosophila teissieri strain GT53w chromosome 3L, Prin_Dtei_1.1, whole genome shotgun sequence contains the following:
- the LOC122618256 gene encoding uncharacterized protein LOC122618256; this translates as MHRIWALSYLSLVGLVLVRTSPKEVHLQSFFGDESALRSKSNIAEALLTKTTTTAQNLFFKVITTTRPSVTIGQDVTKTKNKDPVKTDSHRKNRTHHKHQSKNNKNRRLNLAEANGKKEHSPHKILNDKGLQGKTAAFPKSNQTDPVAGGKHKPNRTVFLEAKSMSLKDISEQNSPASKSSGDIPSAS